The Salvelinus namaycush isolate Seneca chromosome 8, SaNama_1.0, whole genome shotgun sequence genome has a segment encoding these proteins:
- the LOC120052544 gene encoding E3 ubiquitin-protein ligase RNF170-like isoform X2 — translation MNQTMQPSHSSHPRSSEHTQDRTALKRVSYNKNTSQICPSAGHRDWLCPVCLQTASFPVQTNCGHLFCAPCLISYWRLGSWLDAISCPLCRQRVSVLCRLVGEGRSDRKEREVLGEITDYNKRYSGTPRRVTDYLCDTPLFLQLLARSLGAMGGLVCLFFVRVVLCCLGAMVSLYSAPLDTPSSLSGLLGVLDDLVVVFLLLTCVININQQMAPESGNSSAHTATQGVGLLSNSL, via the exons ATGAATCAGACCATGCAACCCTCCCACAGCTCTCATCCCAG ATcctcagaacacacacaggaccGAACAGCCCTCAAACGTGTAAGCTACAAcaag AACACCTCTCAGATCTGTCCATCTGCGGGCCACAGAGACTGGCTCTGCCCTGTGTGTCTGCAAACTGCCAGCTTCCCTGTACAGACCAACTGTGGCCATCTCTTCTGTG cTCCCTGTCTGATCTCGTACTGGAGACTtgggtcctggctggatgccatCAGCTGCCCTCTGTGTAGACAAAGG gtCAGTGTCCTGTGTCGTCTTGTCGGTGAGGGTCGGTCAGACAGAAAGGAGAGGGAGGTTCTGGGAgaaatcacagactacaacaaacgctACTCAGGAACCCCTCGAAGG GTGACAGACTACTTGTGTGACACGCCCCTGTTCCTGCAGCTGCTAGCTCGCAGCCTGGGCGCTATGGGGGGGCTCGTGTGCCTCTTCTTTGTCAGAGTGGTGCTCTGCTGTCTTGGGGCCATGGTGTCCCTCTACTCTGCCCCCCTGGACACTCCATCCTCCCTGTCTGGCCTCCTGGGGGTCCTGGATGACCTGGTGGTGGTCTTCCTGCTGCTCACCTGTGTTATCAACATCAACCAGCAAATGGCGCCAGAGAGTGGGAACTCCTcagcacacacagccacacagggAGTAGGTCTGCTCAGTAACTCACTGTAG
- the LOC120052544 gene encoding E3 ubiquitin-protein ligase RNF170-like isoform X1, with amino-acid sequence MNQTMQPSHSSHPRTPLRSVHLRATETGSALCVCKLPASLYRPTVAISSVNTSQICPSAGHRDWLCPVCLQTASFPVQTNCGHLFCAPCLISYWRLGSWLDAISCPLCRQRVSVLCRLVGEGRSDRKEREVLGEITDYNKRYSGTPRRVTDYLCDTPLFLQLLARSLGAMGGLVCLFFVRVVLCCLGAMVSLYSAPLDTPSSLSGLLGVLDDLVVVFLLLTCVININQQMAPESGNSSAHTATQGVGLLSNSL; translated from the exons ATGAATCAGACCATGCAACCCTCCCACAGCTCTCATCCCAG AACACCTCTCAGATCTGTCCATCTGCGGGCCACAGAGACTGGCTCTGCCCTGTGTGTCTGCAAACTGCCAGCTTCCCTGTACAGACCAACTGTGGCCATCTCTTCTGTG AACACCTCTCAGATCTGTCCATCTGCGGGCCACAGAGACTGGCTCTGCCCTGTGTGTCTGCAAACTGCCAGCTTCCCTGTACAGACCAACTGTGGCCATCTCTTCTGTG cTCCCTGTCTGATCTCGTACTGGAGACTtgggtcctggctggatgccatCAGCTGCCCTCTGTGTAGACAAAGG gtCAGTGTCCTGTGTCGTCTTGTCGGTGAGGGTCGGTCAGACAGAAAGGAGAGGGAGGTTCTGGGAgaaatcacagactacaacaaacgctACTCAGGAACCCCTCGAAGG GTGACAGACTACTTGTGTGACACGCCCCTGTTCCTGCAGCTGCTAGCTCGCAGCCTGGGCGCTATGGGGGGGCTCGTGTGCCTCTTCTTTGTCAGAGTGGTGCTCTGCTGTCTTGGGGCCATGGTGTCCCTCTACTCTGCCCCCCTGGACACTCCATCCTCCCTGTCTGGCCTCCTGGGGGTCCTGGATGACCTGGTGGTGGTCTTCCTGCTGCTCACCTGTGTTATCAACATCAACCAGCAAATGGCGCCAGAGAGTGGGAACTCCTcagcacacacagccacacagggAGTAGGTCTGCTCAGTAACTCACTGTAG